The DNA sequence TGCTTTTATATGAAGTACAGATCAAGGAAGAGATGACAGGGAAGTCTGACCGAGTCAAATTGGAGAAAATCCTAAAACTGATTGAATATATTGATCAGCAGGAAAAAAGCACATATTCATTCGACAGACAATTTAAAATAGAGGAAATCAGAAGGAAATTGAGATAATGATATGACGATTATAACAATATCCATGAGCCTCTGTATATCTTGATACGGAGGTTTTTTTATGAAATCTTGCCGAAATACAAAAATAAAGCGGAAATTTAGAGTGTATTAAAATAGGAGAGTATCTCCTATCGCTATAAAAGATTAATTGTTGTATTCTTTCTAAACAAGAGTTATGGATTTAGCAAGTATAGCCAGACAAGTTAAAGAACTCTCTCAGCAGGTTCGAACCTTTATTATGGGGGAATTCAATGGGTTTGACCGTGATCATGTGGAGTATAAAGGTATGAATGACATGGTCTCCTATGTGGATAAGACTGCCGAGAAGATGTTGGTGGAAAAACTGAGTCAGATTGTACCGGAGGCTGGATTTATAGCAGAAGAAGGAACAGGGGAGAAGAAGGAAGGTGATTGGAACTGGATAGTGGATCCCCTTGATGGAACTACCAACTTTATACATGGTGTACCGACATTTGCCATTAGTATCGCCCTGATGGATGAAGAAAACGTGGCTTTTGGGTTGGTGCATGAATTGAACTTGGACGAATGTTTCTATGCTTATCGTGGCGGAGGCGCTTACCTGAATGATAAGCCAATGATGGTGTCCAAGCAGACAAAGCTTAAGAAAGGGTTGGTAGCAACAGGCTTCCCATTTATTGACTTTGTCAAAATGCCTCAGTATATGGAGATCCTGACCGATATGATGAAACATTCACACGGTCTGAGAAGGATGGGATCAGCGGCTGTTGATATGGCTTATGTCGCAGCAGGCAGGTTCGAAGGCTTTTTTGAATATAACCTGAAACCTTGGGATGTAGCAGCAGGAGTAATTCTGGTAGAGGAAGCTGGAGGGAATGTCACAGACTTCAAGGGTGGAACGGATCATATATTTGGTAAGGAAATGTTGGCAGCAGCACCCGGTGTACATGCCGATATGCTGAAAGTGATTCAACACTGGTGGTTTGACAAAGAATAGCCCCTGCTAGAATCCTTAAGCGCCTATGCATTTTTGCACCTTCAATAATTATTCTGGAAATTGCGTGGCGGATAGAGAATATCCGTTTAGTACTAACAAAACAACATCACGATGCAAGACCTCGCAGTAGACATCAAAATCACACAAACAGAGCAGTCAAGACTGCCACAGATCGATTTCAACGATATTCCGTTCGGAAAGCATTATTCAGACCACATGTTTGTGGCTGATTACAAGGATGGAAAATGGCAAGACCTTCGAATCGTCCCTTACAGTGATTTTTCACTGAGCCCCACAACATCCGCACTGCATTATGGTCAGGCAATCTTTGAAGGACTGAAAGCTTTCAGAAATGAGAAAAATCCAAAGGAGGTATTGGTATTCAGACCTGAAGACAATGCGCTTCGTTTGAATGAGTCGGCAAAACGTATGTGTATGCCGGAGCTTCCTACAGAAATCTTTATGCAAGGATTGCATAAACTACTTGATCTTGACAGAAAATGGGTACCTGATACACAAGGTAGCTCACTGTACATCAGACCGTTTATGTTTGCAACTGATGCCTTTTTGGGTATGAGACCATCCAATACTTATACTTTTGCTATTGTAACAGGACCTGCAGGAGTT is a window from the Limibacter armeniacum genome containing:
- a CDS encoding inositol monophosphatase family protein, which encodes MDLASIARQVKELSQQVRTFIMGEFNGFDRDHVEYKGMNDMVSYVDKTAEKMLVEKLSQIVPEAGFIAEEGTGEKKEGDWNWIVDPLDGTTNFIHGVPTFAISIALMDEENVAFGLVHELNLDECFYAYRGGGAYLNDKPMMVSKQTKLKKGLVATGFPFIDFVKMPQYMEILTDMMKHSHGLRRMGSAAVDMAYVAAGRFEGFFEYNLKPWDVAAGVILVEEAGGNVTDFKGGTDHIFGKEMLAAAPGVHADMLKVIQHWWFDKE